The Coccidioides posadasii str. Silveira chromosome 3, complete sequence genome contains a region encoding:
- a CDS encoding uncharacterized protein (EggNog:ENOG410PFQ7~COG:S~BUSCO:7772at33183), with protein MGSADCSLPLATSPDLVLVVPTPDERIECLKINGLAWKGQLTTEQYIQRENHLMSQNMTKDGALTCWILTERNSLPDFRPILSSCETFAKPAFLAYNGKVEDVLSHGIGSVFSRPEYRGRGYARRMIQELIKVLETWQLENSARKKSIFSVLYSDIGKTFYAALGWKPFQSSHYSLPPLERPQAKKDIEGLDMILVKDMARDDVKRYMCSNAVLDRYRAKLREASAKDTKAKAAFSPDFDNMTWHWAREEFYSPILAPEKGEPKVKGACVPSRNVFFSWNRNFGASAEQSTLFILRALHEEPSSASERQTIIDAIAAVLRRAQYEARDWDMGRVEIWNPSPLVEEAVKKLDANAKLVHRETSSITSLKWNGKELGLGEEVDWVWNEKYAWC; from the coding sequence ATGGGGTCCGCCGACTGCTCGTTGCCGCTTGCGACGTCCCCTGACCTTGTTCTCGTCGTGCCTACTCCTGACGAACGGATCGAGTGTTTAAAAATTAACGGCCTGGCATGGAAAGGGCAGCTGACGACAGAACAGTACATCCAGCGAGAGAACCACCTGATGAGCCAGAACATGACAAAGGACGGAGCCTTGACCTGCTGGATCCTCACAGAACGAAACTCACTCCCGGACTTCCGCCCAATCCTCAGTAGCTGCGAAACCTTCGCGAAACCCGCTTTCCTCGCCTATAATGGTAAGGTTGAGGATGTTCTCTCCCACGGTATTGGTAGCGTGTTCTCGCGACCCGAATATCGCGGACGAGGTTATGCGCGACGGATGATCCAGGAACTCATTAAGGTCCTCGAGACGTGGCAGCTAGAGAACTCCGCCAGGAAGAAGTCCATCTTCTCTGTGCTCTATTCCGACATAGGAAAGACCTTCTATGCTGCCCTTGGATGGAAGCCGTTCCAGTCGTCCCATTACTCCCTCCCGCCGCTGGAGAGACCACAAGCTAAGAAGGATATCGAAGGCCTGGATATGATATTGGTCAAGGACATGGCAAGAGACGATGTGAAAAGATACATGTGCTCCAATGCGGTTCTCGACCGATATCGCGCAAAGCTGAGGGAAGCCTCTGCAAAAGACACAAAGGCCAAGGCTGCGTTCAGTCCTGACTTTGACAATATGACTTGGCATTGGGCGCGAGAGGAATTCTACTCCCCAATACTTGCTCCCGAGAAAGGTGAACCAAAAGTGAAAGGCGCATGCGTTCCGAGCCGAAACGTCTTCTTCTCCTGGAACCGAAACTTTGGTGCATCTGCCGAGCAGAGTACCCTTTTCATTCTTCGAGCTCTGCACGAGGAACCTTCATCTGCATCAGAGAGACAAACGATAATTGATGCCATCGCTGCTGTTCTCCGTCGCGCTCAATACGAGGCGCGCGACTGGGATATGGGGCGAGTGGAGATCTGGAACCCCTCTCCTTTGGTAGAAGAAGCCGTCAAGAAGCTAGACGCCAACGCAAAGTTGGTTCACAGGGAAACCAGCAGCATTACTAGTCTGAAGTGGAATGGCAAAGAACTGGGACTTGGAGAGGAGGTAGACTGGGTATGGAACGAGAAATACGCCTGGTGCTAG
- a CDS encoding uncharacterized protein (EggNog:ENOG410PSDP~COG:D~BUSCO:10853at33183), with translation MDHMEKQTALSIPFTHTAPQEAFRLLELPEELLALLTSDEAPPLYLKSPPPSISAARASSGSSSNQGTDDAFVNLCTDIKTYSLRQVHSSNSIFVLRPSPLLDNSRKEDGGLLETDASDAVTAIALCKSTLELQSVGKGYSALPFLLRNLQVYDMVDIEEDAMDVDTKRQSDLHTAPGTAERRKALDGLFTDIPLSPTECYEAWVDVCGFIDEDRNSGNLVGWRPSAASKLSAWKKLLEGSILQGIDLSKQFLVRDLWNSVVDDSDTSGAKAPFPRSLFYAIVRRLMDDSPSGIKLQVFEGLKWSNLNREITINWVGDVYLEAMAPNPRLAVPEREFLETWRDLIPEKWRIEVTAEKFKDISCQHITSSSICFCPNTGKQGDIKPVKGKMSR, from the exons ATGGACCATATGGAGAAACAAACAGCTCTAAGCATCCCCTTCACGCATACGGCACCTCAAGAGGCGTTCAGACTCCTTGAACTCCCAGAGGAGCTGCTCGCATTACTTACATCAGACGAAGCTCCTCC ACTCTACCTCAAGTCGCCTCCTCCGTCTATCTCCGCCGCTAGAGCAAGTTCCGGCTCATCGTCGAACCAGGGAACAGACGATGCCTTTGTCAACCTATGTACCGATATCAAGACATACTCGCTCCGACAGGTTCACTCCTCAAATTCGATATTCGTATTAAGACCGTCGCCGCTCCTTGACAACAGCCGTAAGGAAGATGGCGGGCTTTTAGAGACGGACGCCAGTGATGCAGTTACGGCCATTGCGCTGTGCAAGTCGACGCTGGAACTACAAAGTGTTGGCAAGGGCTACTCTGCTCTCCCGTTTCTATTAAGGAATTTGCAGGTGTATGATATGGTCGACATCGAGGAGGATGCAATGGACGTGGACACTAAACGCCAATCCGATCTACACACCGCACCTGGCACGGCGGAGAGGAGAAAGGCCCTCGACGGCCTGTTTACCGATATACCTCTATCTCCCACGGAATGCTACGAGGCGTGGGTTGATGTATGTGGCTTCATTGATGAAGATCGAAATAGCGGGAATTTGGTTGGTTGGCGGCCATCGGCAGCGTCGAAACTATCAGCCTGGAAGAAATTGCTCGAAGGCTCTATATTGCAGGGAATTGATTTGAGCAAGCAATTCTTAGTTCGCGATTTGTGGAATTCCGTTGTCGACGATTCAGATACGTCAGGTGCAAAAGCGCCATTCCCTAGATCCCTTTTTTATGCGATTGTCCGCCGTTTAATGGACGATTCCCCATCCGGTATTAAGTTACAGGTTTTCGAGGGGCTCAAGT GGTCGAACCTCAACAGAGAAATTACGATCAATTGGGTCGGTGATGTATATCTGGAAGCCATGGCCCCTAATCCGCGCTTAGCGGTGCCAGAGAGGGAGTTCCTGGAGACTTGGCGAGACTTGATCCCTGAAAAATGGAGGATAGAGGTAACGGCAGAGAAGTTCAAA GACATTTCCTGCCAGCATATCACTTCATCAAGCATCTGCTTTTGCCCGAATACGGGGAAGCAAGGGGATATCAAGCCCGTAAAAGGGAAAATGAGTCGCTAA
- the ANP1 gene encoding Mannan polymerase II complex anp1 subunit (CAZy:GT62~EggNog:ENOG410PHYH~COG:G~TransMembrane:1 (i148-166o)), whose product MLACPLFLPCQLRDTSSNFSIRRPSAFLFRLPALVSSSLGLGNLYPALKAFASLNCKDHHCTPVHWGTGQGFIYLWALRLQQQGEAALYRAPDTHVGCVGDMNRHYAFTNGYTAYPHGESGTFSISPHRFQPRSQPALRRRRQLIQRLFIIGGLSICILTLFFPSWRATIFGTLTLGLLSANDDFQLETVRYYDLTNAQGTARGWEREERILLCTPLRDAATHLPMFFSHLRNFTYPHHLIDLAFLVSDSKDETSSLLTQMLKDLQDDPDPKMPYGEVSVIEKDFGQKVNQDVESRHGFAAQASRRKLMAQARNWLLSATLRPNHSWVYWRDADVETAPFTILEDLMRHNKDVIVPNVWRPLPDWLGGEQPYDLNSWQESETALALADTLDEDAVIVEGYAEYATWRPHLAYLRDPYGDPDMEMEIDGVGGVSILAKARVFRSGVHFPAFSFEKHAETEAFGKMAKRMKFSVVGLPHYTIWHLYEPSLDDIRHMEEMEKERLQREAEEKEKAERTKRIKEEFKDTKAQWEKDGAAIQDMMQKDQKQQQQQKQGEATQKQGSKAESSPDSKTPSDKSN is encoded by the exons ATGCTCGCTTGTCCTCTTTTCCTCCCGTGCCAGTTGAGGGATACATCTTCAAATTTCTCCATCCGACGTCCATCCGCCTTTCTTTTCCGTCTACCTGCGCTCGTTTCCTCTTCACTAGGGCTAGGAAACCTGTATCCGGCCTTGAAGGCCTTTGCTTCCCTTAACTGCAAGGATCACCACTGTACACCTGTTCATTGGGGGACGGGTCAGGGGTTTATTTACCTCTGGGCTCTCCGTCTCCAACAGCAGGGAGAGGCAGCTCTCTATCGGGCTCCCGACACACATGTTGGCTGCGTTGGAGATATGAACAGGCACTACGCCTTTACCAATGGCTATACCGCTTACCCTCACGGGGAAAGCGGTACTTTTTCTATATCTCCTCACAG ATTCCAACCAAGGTCACAACCAGCCCTTCGGCGAAGAAGACAATTAATACAACGTTTGTTCATCATCGGCGGGCTCTCGATATGTATTTTGACTTTGTTCTTTCCCTCCTGGCGAGCTACGATTTTCGGCACATTAACTCTTGGCCTCCTTTCCGCGAATGATGATTTCCAACTCGAAACTGTGCGATACTACGATCTCACCAACGCCCAGGGCACGGCGCGAGGATGGGAGCGGGAAGAGCGAATTCTTCTCTGCACACCGCTCCGTGATGCCGCTACACACTTACCCATGTTCTTCTCACACCTTCGCAACTTCACCTACCCTCATCATCTTATAGATCTTGCTTTTCTCGTCTCAGACTCCAAAGATGAGACCTCGTCCCTCCTCACTCAAATGCTCAAggatcttcaagatgatcCTGACCCCAAGATGCCCTATGGAGAAGTTTCAGTTATAGAGAAAGATTTTGGACAGAAGGTGAATCAGGACGTCGAGAGTAGACATGGTTTTGCCGCACAGGCCTCGAGAAGAAAATTGATGGCCCAAGCAAGAAACTGGTTGTTGAGCGCTACGTTGCGACCGAACCACAGCTGGGTATATTGGCGAGATGCTGACGTTGAAACTGCCCCCTTTACTATCTTGGAAGATCTCATGAGGCATAACAAGGATGTCATAGTTCCAA ATGTCTGGCGCCCTCTTCCTGACTGGCTTGGTGGGGAACAGCCGTACGACTTGAACTCATGGCAAGAATCCGAAACCGCTCTCGCTTTAGCGGACACCCTCGACGAAGATGCCGTGATTGTAGAGGGCTATGCGGAATACGCGACGTGGCGGCCACATTTGGCCTATTTACGGGATCCATATGGCGATCCAGATATGGAAATGGAAATTGATGGCGTTGGGGGAGTCAGTATTCTAGCGAAAGCTAGAGTTTTCCGCTCCGGAGTGCATTTTCCTGCCTTCAGCTTTGAGAAACACGCGGAAACCGAGGCTTTTGGGAAG ATGGCAAAACGAATGAAGTTTTCTGTTGTTGGGTTGCCCCATTATACAATCTGGCATCTTTACGAGCCAAGTCTTGATGACATACGACATATGGAAGAAATGGAGAAAGAACGCTTGCAACGAGAGGCcgaggaaaaggaaaaggccGAACGGACAAAGCGAATCAAGGAGGAATTTAAAGACACAAAGGCTCAATGGGAAAAGGACGGAGCAGCCATTCAAGATATGATGCAGAAGGATCAAaaacaacagcaacagcagaAACAAGGAGAAGCCACACAGAAACAAGGAAGCAAAGCTGAATCCTCTCCTGACTCCAAAACCCCATCAGACAAGTCAAATTAA
- the ARC1 gene encoding G4 quadruplex nucleic acid binding protein (EggNog:ENOG410PIC3~COG:J~BUSCO:10191at33183) codes for MATASAPATSLLSLLYRSYPRVVPSNSTEPDLESISPKIFPTADYTDAEKAEINQWLSRSSELAQALKKGETESVSTLLITVNTHLASRTTVLGTKPSVADVALYALLGPVVEKWSPEERTGEDGYHHIVRHVDLVQNAPLFSLQIPEEEKIKIDVNDVRAAPRVVVAKDENNKKKKEKKGGRVGEKDLVVGRGKNADNNEANISVVDVAKDKAVAGAIAAGAPKKEKKEKKPKQPKAPAPAAPLSPSLIDLRVGHILRAINHPNADSLYVSTIACGDAPGTEHTTQDEATGLTVRTVCSGLNGLVPLEEMQGRKVVTVCNLKPVTMRGIKSAAMVLAASPKNDESHAGPVELVSPPEGAEAGERVFFEGWNNGDPEKVLNPKKKIWETFQPGFTTTDSLEVAFDSSAVPQLNSGGETSTAPSTPSVGKLVTKSGGVCTVKSLKGAAVR; via the coding sequence ATGGCTACCGCGTCAGCGCCAGCGACTTCTCTACTTTCACTCCTCTACCGTTCTTACCCACGAGTCGTTCCGTCAAATTCTACCGAGCCCGATCTCGAATCCATTTCCCCAAAAATATTCCCAACGGCCGATTATACAGATGCTGAGAAGGCAGAAATCAACCAATGGTTGTCTCGGTCGTCAGAGTTGGCACAAGCTTTGAAGAAGGGTGAGACAGAGAGCGTTTCAACGCTCCTCATCACCGTGAATACACATCTCGCCTCCCGTACTACTGTCCTTGGCACAAAGCCATCTGTAGCAGATGTTGCTTTATATGCCCTCTTGGGTCCGGTTGTGGAGAAATGGTCCCCAGAGGAGAGGACCGGCGAGGATGGATATCATCATATTGTGCGGCATGTTGACCTCGTGCAGAATGCACCCCTTTTCAGTTTGCAAATAccagaggaagaaaagattaaaaTCGATGTGAATGATGTGAGAGCTGCACCAAGGGTCGTTGTGGCGAAGGAtgaaaataataagaaaaagaaagagaagaaaggcGGACGGGTTGGAGAGAAGGATTTGGTTGTTGGTCGGGGAAAGAATGCGGATAACAATGAAGCAAATATATCCGTGGTAGATGTGGCGAAGGATAAAGCTGTCGCCGGGGCTATAGCCGCCGGTGCGcccaagaaggagaagaaagagaagaagcccAAGCAACCAAAGGCACCTGCTCCAGCAGCACCCCTTTCACCTTCGCTCATTGATCTTCGTGTCGGACATATCCTTCGTGCTATCAATCATCCAAACGCAGATTCCCTTTACGTCTCCACGATCGCTTGCGGTGATGCACCAGGCACTGAGCATACAACGCAAGACGAGGCTACCGGACTCACAGTCCGGACTGTGTGCTCTGGATTAAACGGGCTAGTaccattggaagaaatgCAAGGGCGGAAGGTTGTTACTGTCTGCAACCTCAAACCCGTTACCATGCGTGGTATTAAATCTGCTGCTATGGTCCTCGCGGCATCGCCAAAGAACGATGAGTCCCATGCTGGACCAGTTGAATTGGTCTCTCCTCCTGAGGGCGCCGAAGCCGGAGAGCGCGTTTTCTTTGAAGGTTGGAACAATGGCGACCCAGAGAAAGTATTGAAcccgaagaagaagatttggGAGACGTTCCAGCCGGGTTTCACTACAACAGATTCGCTGGAAGTGGCTTTTGATAGCAGTGCAGTGCCACAGCTAAACAGTGGAGGCGAAACTAGCACAGCACCGTCAACTCCTTCAGTTGGGAAGCTGGTAACGAAATCAGGCGGTGTGTGCACTGTGAAGAGCTTGAAGGGAGCGGCAGTTAGATAA
- the PEP3 gene encoding tethering complex subunit (SECRETED:SignalP(1-25)~EggNog:ENOG410PHZY~COG:O~MEROPS:MER0003668~BUSCO:7659at33183), with amino-acid sequence MNLSPNMHFLSLMPGLLLLSLQVHTSPTPLKKTIRSVRIERIRQPNYVPDGPGALKKAYAKFGIIPSGISFDSFEDFTPFSSDNVRNTVSKAMQANETGIVTNTPTNNDVEYLSPVTIGGQKFVMNLDTGSSDTWVFNTQLSEDAKRGHSIFDPAKSKTFSDLEDATFNITYGDASFAFGRVGIDTVDIGGATVQKQAVGLPTDVSGSFILDQASDGLIGLGFDELNTVEPQQQKSFFTNLAANLDEPVLAAQLKKGAPGSYEFGSIDETKFKGDLVTIPVNNSRGFWEVKSTMFKVGKAEQLHRITKGVGSAIADTGTTLMLVNEEIVNSYYDQVDNARSVYAAGGFIFPCNATLPDLYVSLGDTHLARIPGDLMNFSKVGLSTETGEELCFGGVQSNSGSGLQVFGDVLFKAIFVVFDLRGPSLHVAGHA; translated from the exons ATGAACTTGAGTCCAAATATGCATTTTCTGTCATTGATGCCGGggcttctcctcctctctttgCAAGTTCACACTAGTCCAACACCCTTAAAGAAAACAATCCGTTCTGTCAGAATTGAAAGAATTCGTCAGCCGAACTACGTGCCAGATGGCCCTGGCGCTCTCAAAAAAGCATATGCCAAGTTTGGGATTATCCCATCGGGTATCAGTTTCGATTCCTTTGAAGATTTCACTCCATTCTCTTCCGACAACGTCCGGAATACAGTCTCAAAAGCAATGCAAGCGAACGAAACCGGAATTGTAACAAACACTCCTACAAACAATGACGTGGAATACCTCTCCCCCGTTACCATTGGTGGCCAGAAATTCGTCATGAACCTCGATACCGGCTCTTCAGATAC TTGGGTCTTCAATACTCAGCTTTCAGAAGACGCAAAGAGAGGCCATTCAATTTTTGACCCAGCCAAGTCAAAAACCTTTTCTGACCTGGAGGACGCTACCTTCAATATCACATATGGTGACGCATCCTTCGCTTTTGGGCGGGTTGGAATTGACACAGTTGATATCGGCGGCGCGACAGTCCAAAAGCAAGCCGTTGGCTTGCCGACAGACGTTTCAGGTTCATTCATACTGGACCAGGCATCCGATGGCTTGATAGGATTGGGTTTCGACGAACTTAACACCGTGGAACCGCAACAGCAGAAGTCTTTTTTCACCAATCTTGCTGCCAACTTGGATGAACCCGTTCTGGCTGCACAGCTGAAGAAAGGTGCCCCAGGTTCTTATGAATTCGGATCCATTGATGAAACAAAGTTCAAAGGAGACTTGGTGACAATCCCCGTAAACAATTCTAGGGGATTTTGGGAAGTCAAGTCAACAATGTTCAAAGTTGGCAAGGCCGAGCAACTCCACAGAATCACCAAGGGTGTTGGTAGCGCGATTGCTGATACCGGCACAACGTTAATGTTAGTCAACGAGGAAATAGTGAATTCCTACTACGACCAGGTTGACAACGCCAGATCGGTATATGCAGCTGGCGGGTTCATCTTCCCGTGCAACGCGACTCTTCCAGACCTGTATGTTTCCTTGGGAGATACCCATCTCGCGAGAATACCCGGCGATTTGATGAACTTCTCCAAGGTGGGCCTCAGTACTGAAACTGGGGAGGAAT TATGTTTTGGCGGTGTCCAATCTAACAGCGGTAGTGGGCTTCAAGTTTTTGGAGATGTATTGTTCAAGGCAATTTTTGTTGTCTTCGACCTACGAGGGCCATCGTTGCATGTTGCTGGCCATGCCTGA
- a CDS encoding uncharacterized protein (SECRETED:SignalP(1-27)~EggNog:ENOG410Q5EX) — MKFPVPGLSGSFMKLLVVALSTQLVSGNGSFHLKVSDCSLLEEGLVFKAVKSMKLAASVAEDRTKKLLEVLRKNPGPDDSVKGSDISSLMFFETMFGEVDPCGGVQRVEDIYKRIVTFRETLQNPQYKVNIVCREAFLKQEEGLDMDTEVMDMRPPEWGGQRLNFVESKDQLFPCKSGETQAWSSTKYDMEPELVDLTVLCDQVLKSSNWNEYNSVPYETLRKKEFEPDSRKIDDIDDYNLATILTHEFSHSGSIYDCDPTEDHDLNGELCYGWNLVTQLAQKDPVAASRNADTFAIFLLGKYSRTKPRMTLDKNDWSTGSSKPVPPDFPGPISRLTWNDGKWQK, encoded by the exons ATGAAGTTCCCAGTGCCTGGTCTTTCAGGCTCCTTCATGAAGCTTCTAGTGGTTGCGTTGTCAACGCAACTTGTCTCGGGCAATGGAAGTTTTCATCTCAAAGTCAGCGACTGCAGCCTATTAGAAGAAGGTCTTGTATTCAAGGCAGTCAAGAGTATGAAATTAGCT GCTTCTGTTGCAGAGGATCGCACAAAGAAGTTACTAGAAGTGCTTAGGAAAAATCCAGGCCCAGACGATTCGGTTAAAGGCTCTGATATTTCAAGCTTGATGTTTTTTGAAACCATGTTTGGAGAGGTGGATCCATGCGGAGGGGTTCAAAGGGTGGAGGATATTTACA AAAGAATTGTTACGTTTCGGGAAACTCTCCAGAACCCTCAGTATAAGGTCAACATTGTATGTCGGGAAGCTTTCCTGAAGCAGGAAGAAGGCC TTGATATGGATACTGAAGTCATGGACATGCGCCCCCCAGAATGGGGCGGTCAAAGGTTAAACTTTGTTGAGTCTAAGGACCAGTTGTTCCCATGTAAGAGTGGGGAGACACAGGCCTGGTCCTCAACAAAGTATGACATGGAACCAGAGCTCGTAGACCTTACAGTTCTATGTGATCAAGTTTTGAAGTCTTCGAATTGGAACGAATACAATTCTGTGCCGTATGAGACTTTACGAAAAAAGGAGTTTGAACCCGATTCCAGAAAAATCGATGATATTGATGATTACAATCTTGCAACTATATTGACCCATGAATTCTCACACTCAGGCTCAATATACGATTGTGACCCTACGG AGGATCACGATCTCAACGGAGAACTATGCTATGGGTGGAATCTTGTCACTCAGCTTGCCCAGAAGGACCCAGTCGCGGCGTCTAGAAATGCTG ACACCTTTGCAATTTTCCTCCTCGGCAAGTATTCCCGCACCAAACCTA GAATGACGCTTGACAAGAATGACTGGTCAACGGGAAGCAGTAAACCCGTACCTCCCGACTTTCCTGGGCCGATCAGCCGCCTTACTTGGAATGATGGGAAGTGGCAGAAGTAG
- a CDS encoding uncharacterized protein (EggNog:ENOG410PTP9~TransMembrane:1 (o212-234i)), translating into MSTSPDITDYVNRGPLTTTFTPPTTCFQTASRVVMILGTSTGTTTYYGHWFKGDTACYPTGTMPASLLQEPTFWGTYLYSPGLHCPRGWSTAGQITGSWQDLDVTGSTSGAICCPSALSYYAKNHQCRRVLSESATLTFSDAGVVKTTVLDTTLSVYADGIPLIWESSDRLSIAEPTPPHGATTQHTASQPISTTSDSSLPSRVGLSQGAKIGIGVGVSGSVILIAAVIFFLFLRRAYRKTMPMETPVPVPISQYKVHTELPLQERKAELSAINNSHHHTPYSRNKSPSELPSNSLNNSSSLSTE; encoded by the exons ATGTCCACTTCACCGGACATCACAGATTATGTGAATCGCGGACCTCTGACCACAACATTCACCCCACCGACAACATGCTTCCAGACAGCATCCAGGGTAGTTATGATCTTGGGCACCAGCACGGGCACAACAACCTACTATGGACACTGGTTTAAAGGTGATACGGCATGTTATCCTACAGGGACGATGCCCGCGAGTCTGCTCCAAGAGCCTACATTCTGGGGAACTTATTTAT ATTCTCCAGGGCTGCATTGTCCCAGAGGTTGGTCCACTGCAGGACAAATCACCGGATCGTGGCAGGATCTAGATGTAACCGGCAGCACCAGCGGTGCCATCTGTTGCCCATC GGCTTTGAGCTACTACGCCAAAAACCATCAATGCAGACGTGTTCTCTCCGAGTCTGCCACCCTCACATTTTCCGATGCCGGCGTGGTGAAGACGACTGTGCTGGATACTACTCTCAGCGTCTATGCGGACGGAATCCCGCTGATCTGGGAGTCGTCGGACCGTCTATCCATAGCAGAGCCGACGCCACCACATGGCGCAACAACACAACACACAGCATCCCAGCCAATCTCCACAACATCAGACAGCAGCCTACCCAGCAGAGTTGGGCTCTCGCAAGGAGCCAAGATCGGTATCGGAGTTGGCGTGTCCGGGAGTGTGATCCTCATTGCCGCCGtgatcttcttcctctttttaCGTCGGGCATATCGAAAGACAATGCCAATGGAAACGCCAGTGCCAGTGCCCATATCGCAGTACAAAGTACATACAGAGCTTCCTTTGCAAGAGCGAAAGGCAGAACTCTCAGCAATAAACAACTCTCACCATCACACGCCATATTCACGAAACAAAAGTCCCTCTGAACTGCCTTCAAATTCTCTGAATAATTCATCTAGTCTGTCTACAGAGTAG
- the NBP35 gene encoding cytosolic Fe-S cluster assembly factor nbp35 (EggNog:ENOG410PHVZ~COG:D) encodes MDTDICGPSIPKMMDVETETIHVSNAGWNPVWVSDNLAVMSVQFMLPNRDDAVIWRGPKKNGLIKQFLKDVEWGELDYLIVDTPPGTSDEHLSVNSFLKESGVDGAVLVTTPQEISLLDVRKEIDFCRKAGIRILGLVENMSGFVCPKCTHESQIFKPTTGGGGRLAADMGIPFLGSVPLDPRVGMACDYGENFMDRYPESPASTALRKVVRTISRQVGEDPEEVLPETDAV; translated from the coding sequence ATGGACACGGATATCTGTGGACCTTCGATACCGAAAATGATGGATGTCGAGACGGAGACCATTCATGTGAGCAATGCTGGATGGAACCCCGTTTGGGTGTCAGATAACCTTGCGGTGATGAGTGTCCAATTTATGCTGCCAAACCGGGACGACGCTGTGATTTGGCGGGGACCGAAGAAAAACGGATTGATCAAACAGTTTCTGAAGGATGTTGAGTGGGGGGAGTTGGATTATTTAATAGTCGATACTCCTCCAGGCACCTCGGATGAACATCTCTCAGTCAACTCATTCCTCAAAGAGTCCGGGGTCGATGGTGCTGTCCTGGTCACTACTCCACAAGAAATCTCCCTTCTCGATGTCCGGAAGGAGATCGATTTCTGCCGGAAAGCTGGTATAAGGATATTAGGATTGGTGGAAAATATGTCTGGGTTTGTCTGTCCAAAGTGCACTCATGAATCGCAAATCTTCAAGCCCACGACGGGTGGTGGTGGCAGACTCGCAGCCGACATGGGAATCCCTTTCCTAGGTTCTGTCCCTTTAGACCCTCGGGTTGGTATGGCGTGTGATTATGGAGAAAATTTTATGGACCGGTATCCTGAAAGCCCCGCATCTACGGCCTTAAGAAAGGTCGTGAGAACAATAAGTCGACAAGTGGGTGAGGATCCCGAGGAAGTACTCCCTGAAACAGATGCCGTGTAA